One genomic window of Sebastes umbrosus isolate fSebUmb1 chromosome 15, fSebUmb1.pri, whole genome shotgun sequence includes the following:
- the LOC119502649 gene encoding sodium-driven chloride bicarbonate exchanger-like isoform X5, giving the protein MDEPSEQMRPLLRSGLDEEALVDHGKSSFSTHTSYEREDLESHRAVYVGVHVPLGREGKRRHRHRGHKHHRKKRERDSEEGKEDGRESPTYDTPSQRVQFILGTEDDDLEHVPHDLFTEMDELSFRDGSATEWKETARWLKFEEDVEDGGERWSKPYVATLSLHSLFELRSCILNGTVMLDMRANSIEEIADMLIDNMVASGQLREDLREYVREAMLKKHHHQNERKLSNRIPLVRSIADIGEGLSSSHLSLHKPGAASSVSNLSQRRESRVSVLLNHLLPSSSSNTGPPLLTTPQTTPAASRRSAKTHGAGLGPQGIPEVVVSPPEDDEPPHSAEEEVSPELSRRASSASQGFEMLPLEGPLVSRNSVPNNLDGHKPMERRPSKVGVSRESSSVDFSKVDMNFMKKIPPGAEASNVLVGEVDFLEKPIIAFVRLSPAVLITGLTEVPVPTRFLFLLLGPHGKGPQYHEIGRSMATLMTDEIFHDVAYKAKDRTDLLSGIDEFLDQVTVLPPGEWDPTIRIEPPKNVPSQMKRKRPSQPNGSASPAGELDKEEDNHSGPELQRTGRIFGGLIMDIKRKLPFYWSDIRDSFSLQCLASVLFLYCACMSPVITFGGLLGEATKGNISAIESLFGASLTGVAYSLFSGQPLTILGSTGPVLVFEKILFKFCTDYGLSYLSLRTSIGLWTAFLCLVLVATDASSLVCYITRFTEEAFAALICIIFIYEALEKLFHLGEHYPVNMHNELDNLTLYSCQCSPPVNATDQVVQHWNRTGYSPDSIPWDNLNVSMCKELHGEFVGAACGHHGPYIPDVLFWSIILFFTTFFLSASLKQFKTERYFPTRVRSTISDFAVFITIMVMVLVDYLMGIPSPKLNVPDRFEPTSKNRGWLMDPLGENPWWTLLVAALPALLCTILIFMDQQITAVIINRKEHKLKKGCGYHLDLMVVAIMLGVCSIMGLPWFVAATVLSISHVNSLKVESGCSAPGEQPKFLGIREQRVTGFMIFVLMGCSVFMTSVLKFIPMPVLYGVFLYMGVSSLKGIQFFDRIKLFGMPSKHQPDLIYLRYVPLWKVHIFTLVQLTCLVLLWVIKASAAAVVFPMMVLALVFIRKLLDFFFTKREMSWLDDLIPESKKKKEDDKKKKAREKLASNAVFIQEEESRQEEEQAMGLKVSFESSNRLSIPVKELSGSSDSDPLILNISDEMDKTAMWKAVNSSAESCVQPVKRSESQEKVACVRVDVTPETPGGGSSTETFL; this is encoded by the exons GGTCTAGATGAGGAGGCACTAGTTGACCACGGGAAGAGCAGCTTCTCCACTCACACAAGCTATGAAAGGGAAGATTTGGAAA GTCACAGAGCAGTGTACGTAGGCGTCCACGTTCCTCTGGGAAGGGAGGGCAAACGGAGGCATCGTCACcgaggacacaaacaccaccgaaagaagcgagagagagactctGAGGAGGGGAAGGAAGATGGCAGGGAATCCCCCACTTATG ACACACCATCCCAGCGGGTCCAGTTCATCCTGGGTACAGAGGACGACGACCTCGAGCACGTCCCCCATGACCTCTTCACCGAGATGGACGAGCTCTCCTTCAGAGATGGCAGTGCCACTGAATGGAAGGAGACCGCCAG ATGGCTGAAGTTTGAGGAGGATGTGGAAGACGGTGGGGAGAGGTGGAGTAAGCCCTATGTGGCTACGTTATCACTACACAGCTTGTTTGAACTGCGCAGCTGCATACTCAATGGCACAGTCATGCTGGATATGAGGGCCAACAGTATAGAGGAAATTGCAG ACATGCTGATAGACAACATGGTGGCGTCAGGCCAGCTGAGGGAGGATTTGCGCGAATACGTGCGGGAAGCCATGCTGAAGAAACACCACCACCAGAACGAGCGAAAACTCAGCAATCGCATCCCTCTGGTGCGCTCCATCGCTGACATAG GAGAGGGCCTGTCCTCTTCACACCTCTCTCTCCACAAGCCAGGGGcagcctcctctgtctccaACCTCTCCCAGAGACGCGAGTCCAGAGTCTCCGTCCTGCTCAACCATCTCctgccttcctcttcctccaacACCGGCCCCCCGCTCCTCACCACCCCTCAAACTACCCCCGCCGCCTCGCGGCGCTCCGCCAAAACCCACGGCGCAGGCCTCGGCCCTCAAGGCATCCCCGAAGTGGTGGTATCGCCTCCGGAGGACGACGAGCCACCACActctgcagaagaagaagtgtcCCCAGAGCTCAGCCGGCGAGCATCCTCGGCATCCCAGGGCTTCGAGATGCTGCCCTTAGAAG GACCACTGGTGTCTCGGAACTCTGTCCCGAACAACCTGGATGGGCATAAGCCGATGGAGAGGAGACCTTCGAAAGTAGGGGTCAGTAGAGAAAGCAGCAGTGTCGACTTCAGCAAG GTGGACatgaatttcatgaaaaagattCCTCCGGGTGCCGAAGCCTCCAACGTACTGGTGGGAGAAGTGGACTTCCTGGAGAAGCCCATAATTGCCTTTGTACGGCTGTCCCCCGCGGTCCTGATCACAGGCCTCACAGAGGTGCCGGTGCCCACGAG gtttcttttcctgcttttgGGTCCTCACGGCAAAGGGCCTCAGTACCATGAGATTGGCAGATCCATGGCCACACTAATGACAGATGag ATTTTCCACGACGTGGCATACAAGGCCAAAGACCGAACGGATCTACTGTCGGGGATAGACGAGTTCCTTGATCAAGTGACTGTCCTGCCTCCTGGAGAATGGGACCCTACGATCCGGATTGAGCCCCCCAAGAATGTCCCCTCTCAG atgaagaggaagagaccgTCCCAACCCAACGGCTCTGCGTCTCCAGCTGGAGAGCTGGATAAGGAAGAGGACAACCACTCAGGGCCTGAGCTGCAGAGGACCGGGAG GATATTTGGAGGTCTGATCATGGACATCAAGCGGAAGTTACCGTTCTACTGGAGCGACATCAGAGACTCCTTCAGTCTGCAGTGTCTAGCCTCCGTCCTGTTCCTCTACTGCGCCTGCATGTCCCCCGTCATCACGTTTGGAGGTCTGCTCGGGGAGGCAACAAAAGGAAACATA AGTGCCATAGAGTCTCTGTTTGGGGCCTCGCTGACAGGCGTGGCGTACTCCCTCTTCTCAGGCCAGCCCCTCACTATTCTCGGCAGCACGGGCCCCGTTTTAGTGTTTGAGAAGATCCTCTTCAAGTTCTGCAC TGACTACGGCCTGTCCTACCTGTCTCTGCGGACCAGCATCGGTCTGTGGACGGCCTTCCTGTGTCTGGTCCTGGTGGCCACGGATGCTAGCTCCCTGGTGTGCTACATCACCCGATTCACAGAGGAGGCCTTCGCCGCACTCATCTGCATCATCTTCATCTACGAGGCTCTGGAGAAGCTCTTTCACCTGGGAGAACACTACCCTGTCAACATGCACAACGAATTGGACAACCTCACCCTGTATTC GTGTCAGTGCTCTCCGCCAGTCAACGCCACAGATCAGGTCGTGCAGCACTGGAACCGGACAGGATACAGCCCAGACTCCATCCCATGGGACAACCTCAATGTTTCG ATGTGTAAGGAACTCCATGGGGAGTTTGTGGGTGCTGCCTGCGGTCATCATGGGCCCTACATCCCAGATGTTCTCTTCTGGTCCATCATCCTCTTCTTCACCACCTTCTTCCTGTCCGCCTCTCTTAAGCAGTTCAAGACGGAGAGATACTTTCCCACCAGG GTGCGATCCACTATCAGTGACTTCGCTGTGTTTATAACCATCATGGTCATGGTGTTGGTGGACTACCTGATGGGGATCCCTTCTCCTAAACTGAATGTTCCTGACCGCTTTGAG CCGACTTCAAAAAACAGAGGCTGGCTGATGGACCCGTTAGGAGAAAATCCGTGGTGGACGCTGCTGGTGGCGGCGCTTCCTGCCCTGCTCTGCACCATCCTCATCTTTATGGACCAGCAGATCACTGCAGTCATCATCAACCGCAAGGAGCACAAGCTCAAG AAAGGCTGTGGCTATCACCTGGATTTGATGGTAGTGGCGATCATGCTGGGCGTGTGCTCCATTATGGGCCTGCCGTGGTTCGTGGCTGCGACCgtcctctccatctcccacGTTAACAGCCTGAAGGTGGAGTCCGGCTGCTCCGCTCCGGGAGAGCAGCCCAAGTTCCTGGGCATCCGGGAGCAGCGGGTCACCGGGTTCATGATCTTTGTCCTCATGGGTTGTTCTGTTTTCATGACATCGGTGCTCAAG TTTATTCCTATGCCAGTCCTGTACGGAGTCTTCCTCTACATGGGTGTCTCTTCCCTCAAAGGCATTCAA TTCTTTGACAGAATCAAGCTGTTCGGCATGCCTTCCAAACACCAACCCGATCTGATCTATCTGCGCTACGTCCCCCTGTGGAAGGTCCACATCTTCACCCTGGTGCAGCTCACCTGTTTGGTGCTGCTCTGGGTCATCAAGGCCTCTGCAGCGGCGGTTGTGTTTCCCATGATG GTTCTGGCGCTGGTCTTTATCCGAAAGCTTCTAGACTTTTTCTTCACAAAGAGAGAAATGAGCTGGCTGGATGACTTGATTCCGGAaagcaagaagaagaaagaggacgacaagaaaaagaaagcacGAGAAAAGCTG GCTTCCAATGCTGTTTTCATTCAGGAGGAAGAGTCCAGACAAGAGGAAGAACAGGCGATGGGGCTGAAGGTCAGCTTTGAAAGCTCCAACCGGCTCAGCATCCCAGTGAAAGAGCTCTCGGGGAG TTCTGATTCTGACCCCTTGATTCTAAATATCTCTGATGAAATGGACAAAACGGCAATGTGGAAAGCAGTGAACTCGAGTGCAGAGTCATGTGTCCAACCTGTGAAGCGTAGTGAAAG CCAGGAGAAGGTGGCCTGCGTTAGAGTCGACGTCACCCCAGAAACACCGGGAGGGGGCTCCTCTACCGAGACCTTCCTGTGA
- the LOC119502649 gene encoding sodium bicarbonate cotransporter 3-like isoform X11, which yields MDEPSEQMRPLLRSGLDEEALVDHGKSSFSTHTSYEREDLESHRAVYVGVHVPLGREGKRRHRHRGHKHHRKKRERDSEEGKEDGRESPTYDTPSQRVQFILGTEDDDLEHVPHDLFTEMDELSFRDGSATEWKETARWLKFEEDVEDGGERWSKPYVATLSLHSLFELRSCILNGTVMLDMRANSIEEIADMLIDNMVASGQLREDLREYVREAMLKKHHHQNERKLSNRIPLVRSIADIGKKHSDPLLLERNGPLVSRNSVPNNLDGHKPMERRPSKVGVDMNFMKKIPPGAEASNVLVGEVDFLEKPIIAFVRLSPAVLITGLTEVPVPTRFLFLLLGPHGKGPQYHEIGRSMATLMTDEIFHDVAYKAKDRTDLLSGIDEFLDQVTVLPPGEWDPTIRIEPPKNVPSQMKRKRPSQPNGSASPAGELDKEEDNHSGPELQRTGRIFGGLIMDIKRKLPFYWSDIRDSFSLQCLASVLFLYCACMSPVITFGGLLGEATKGNISAIESLFGASLTGVAYSLFSGQPLTILGSTGPVLVFEKILFKFCTDYGLSYLSLRTSIGLWTAFLCLVLVATDASSLVCYITRFTEEAFAALICIIFIYEALEKLFHLGEHYPVNMHNELDNLTLYSCQCSPPVNATDQVVQHWNRTGYSPDSIPWDNLNVSMCKELHGEFVGAACGHHGPYIPDVLFWSIILFFTTFFLSASLKQFKTERYFPTRVRSTISDFAVFITIMVMVLVDYLMGIPSPKLNVPDRFEPTSKNRGWLMDPLGENPWWTLLVAALPALLCTILIFMDQQITAVIINRKEHKLKKGCGYHLDLMVVAIMLGVCSIMGLPWFVAATVLSISHVNSLKVESGCSAPGEQPKFLGIREQRVTGFMIFVLMGCSVFMTSVLKFIPMPVLYGVFLYMGVSSLKGIQFFDRIKLFGMPSKHQPDLIYLRYVPLWKVHIFTLVQLTCLVLLWVIKASAAAVVFPMMVLALVFIRKLLDFFFTKREMSWLDDLIPESKKKKEDDKKKKAREKLASNAVFIQEEESRQEEEQAMGLKVSFESSNRLSIPVKELSGSSDSDPLILNISDEMDKTAMWKAVNSSAESCVQPVKRSESQEKVACVRVDVTPETPGGGSSTETFL from the exons GGTCTAGATGAGGAGGCACTAGTTGACCACGGGAAGAGCAGCTTCTCCACTCACACAAGCTATGAAAGGGAAGATTTGGAAA GTCACAGAGCAGTGTACGTAGGCGTCCACGTTCCTCTGGGAAGGGAGGGCAAACGGAGGCATCGTCACcgaggacacaaacaccaccgaaagaagcgagagagagactctGAGGAGGGGAAGGAAGATGGCAGGGAATCCCCCACTTATG ACACACCATCCCAGCGGGTCCAGTTCATCCTGGGTACAGAGGACGACGACCTCGAGCACGTCCCCCATGACCTCTTCACCGAGATGGACGAGCTCTCCTTCAGAGATGGCAGTGCCACTGAATGGAAGGAGACCGCCAG ATGGCTGAAGTTTGAGGAGGATGTGGAAGACGGTGGGGAGAGGTGGAGTAAGCCCTATGTGGCTACGTTATCACTACACAGCTTGTTTGAACTGCGCAGCTGCATACTCAATGGCACAGTCATGCTGGATATGAGGGCCAACAGTATAGAGGAAATTGCAG ACATGCTGATAGACAACATGGTGGCGTCAGGCCAGCTGAGGGAGGATTTGCGCGAATACGTGCGGGAAGCCATGCTGAAGAAACACCACCACCAGAACGAGCGAAAACTCAGCAATCGCATCCCTCTGGTGCGCTCCATCGCTGACATAGGCAAGAAACATTCTGACCCACTGTTGCTTGAAAGAAACG GACCACTGGTGTCTCGGAACTCTGTCCCGAACAACCTGGATGGGCATAAGCCGATGGAGAGGAGACCTTCGAAAGTAGGG GTGGACatgaatttcatgaaaaagattCCTCCGGGTGCCGAAGCCTCCAACGTACTGGTGGGAGAAGTGGACTTCCTGGAGAAGCCCATAATTGCCTTTGTACGGCTGTCCCCCGCGGTCCTGATCACAGGCCTCACAGAGGTGCCGGTGCCCACGAG gtttcttttcctgcttttgGGTCCTCACGGCAAAGGGCCTCAGTACCATGAGATTGGCAGATCCATGGCCACACTAATGACAGATGag ATTTTCCACGACGTGGCATACAAGGCCAAAGACCGAACGGATCTACTGTCGGGGATAGACGAGTTCCTTGATCAAGTGACTGTCCTGCCTCCTGGAGAATGGGACCCTACGATCCGGATTGAGCCCCCCAAGAATGTCCCCTCTCAG atgaagaggaagagaccgTCCCAACCCAACGGCTCTGCGTCTCCAGCTGGAGAGCTGGATAAGGAAGAGGACAACCACTCAGGGCCTGAGCTGCAGAGGACCGGGAG GATATTTGGAGGTCTGATCATGGACATCAAGCGGAAGTTACCGTTCTACTGGAGCGACATCAGAGACTCCTTCAGTCTGCAGTGTCTAGCCTCCGTCCTGTTCCTCTACTGCGCCTGCATGTCCCCCGTCATCACGTTTGGAGGTCTGCTCGGGGAGGCAACAAAAGGAAACATA AGTGCCATAGAGTCTCTGTTTGGGGCCTCGCTGACAGGCGTGGCGTACTCCCTCTTCTCAGGCCAGCCCCTCACTATTCTCGGCAGCACGGGCCCCGTTTTAGTGTTTGAGAAGATCCTCTTCAAGTTCTGCAC TGACTACGGCCTGTCCTACCTGTCTCTGCGGACCAGCATCGGTCTGTGGACGGCCTTCCTGTGTCTGGTCCTGGTGGCCACGGATGCTAGCTCCCTGGTGTGCTACATCACCCGATTCACAGAGGAGGCCTTCGCCGCACTCATCTGCATCATCTTCATCTACGAGGCTCTGGAGAAGCTCTTTCACCTGGGAGAACACTACCCTGTCAACATGCACAACGAATTGGACAACCTCACCCTGTATTC GTGTCAGTGCTCTCCGCCAGTCAACGCCACAGATCAGGTCGTGCAGCACTGGAACCGGACAGGATACAGCCCAGACTCCATCCCATGGGACAACCTCAATGTTTCG ATGTGTAAGGAACTCCATGGGGAGTTTGTGGGTGCTGCCTGCGGTCATCATGGGCCCTACATCCCAGATGTTCTCTTCTGGTCCATCATCCTCTTCTTCACCACCTTCTTCCTGTCCGCCTCTCTTAAGCAGTTCAAGACGGAGAGATACTTTCCCACCAGG GTGCGATCCACTATCAGTGACTTCGCTGTGTTTATAACCATCATGGTCATGGTGTTGGTGGACTACCTGATGGGGATCCCTTCTCCTAAACTGAATGTTCCTGACCGCTTTGAG CCGACTTCAAAAAACAGAGGCTGGCTGATGGACCCGTTAGGAGAAAATCCGTGGTGGACGCTGCTGGTGGCGGCGCTTCCTGCCCTGCTCTGCACCATCCTCATCTTTATGGACCAGCAGATCACTGCAGTCATCATCAACCGCAAGGAGCACAAGCTCAAG AAAGGCTGTGGCTATCACCTGGATTTGATGGTAGTGGCGATCATGCTGGGCGTGTGCTCCATTATGGGCCTGCCGTGGTTCGTGGCTGCGACCgtcctctccatctcccacGTTAACAGCCTGAAGGTGGAGTCCGGCTGCTCCGCTCCGGGAGAGCAGCCCAAGTTCCTGGGCATCCGGGAGCAGCGGGTCACCGGGTTCATGATCTTTGTCCTCATGGGTTGTTCTGTTTTCATGACATCGGTGCTCAAG TTTATTCCTATGCCAGTCCTGTACGGAGTCTTCCTCTACATGGGTGTCTCTTCCCTCAAAGGCATTCAA TTCTTTGACAGAATCAAGCTGTTCGGCATGCCTTCCAAACACCAACCCGATCTGATCTATCTGCGCTACGTCCCCCTGTGGAAGGTCCACATCTTCACCCTGGTGCAGCTCACCTGTTTGGTGCTGCTCTGGGTCATCAAGGCCTCTGCAGCGGCGGTTGTGTTTCCCATGATG GTTCTGGCGCTGGTCTTTATCCGAAAGCTTCTAGACTTTTTCTTCACAAAGAGAGAAATGAGCTGGCTGGATGACTTGATTCCGGAaagcaagaagaagaaagaggacgacaagaaaaagaaagcacGAGAAAAGCTG GCTTCCAATGCTGTTTTCATTCAGGAGGAAGAGTCCAGACAAGAGGAAGAACAGGCGATGGGGCTGAAGGTCAGCTTTGAAAGCTCCAACCGGCTCAGCATCCCAGTGAAAGAGCTCTCGGGGAG TTCTGATTCTGACCCCTTGATTCTAAATATCTCTGATGAAATGGACAAAACGGCAATGTGGAAAGCAGTGAACTCGAGTGCAGAGTCATGTGTCCAACCTGTGAAGCGTAGTGAAAG CCAGGAGAAGGTGGCCTGCGTTAGAGTCGACGTCACCCCAGAAACACCGGGAGGGGGCTCCTCTACCGAGACCTTCCTGTGA
- the LOC119502649 gene encoding sodium bicarbonate cotransporter 3-like isoform X13: MDEPSEQMRPLLRSGLDEEALVDHGKSSFSTHTSYEREDLESHRAVYVGVHVPLGREGKRRHRHRGHKHHRKKRERDSEEGKEDGRESPTYDTPSQRVQFILGTEDDDLEHVPHDLFTEMDELSFRDGSATEWKETARWLKFEEDVEDGGERWSKPYVATLSLHSLFELRSCILNGTVMLDMRANSIEEIADMLIDNMVASGQLREDLREYVREAMLKKHHHQNERKLSNRIPLVRSIADIGKKHSDPLLLERNGPLVSRNSVPNNLDGHKPMERRPSKVDMNFMKKIPPGAEASNVLVGEVDFLEKPIIAFVRLSPAVLITGLTEVPVPTRFLFLLLGPHGKGPQYHEIGRSMATLMTDEIFHDVAYKAKDRTDLLSGIDEFLDQVTVLPPGEWDPTIRIEPPKNVPSQMKRKRPSQPNGSASPAGELDKEEDNHSGPELQRTGRIFGGLIMDIKRKLPFYWSDIRDSFSLQCLASVLFLYCACMSPVITFGGLLGEATKGNISAIESLFGASLTGVAYSLFSGQPLTILGSTGPVLVFEKILFKFCTDYGLSYLSLRTSIGLWTAFLCLVLVATDASSLVCYITRFTEEAFAALICIIFIYEALEKLFHLGEHYPVNMHNELDNLTLYSCQCSPPVNATDQVVQHWNRTGYSPDSIPWDNLNVSMCKELHGEFVGAACGHHGPYIPDVLFWSIILFFTTFFLSASLKQFKTERYFPTRVRSTISDFAVFITIMVMVLVDYLMGIPSPKLNVPDRFEPTSKNRGWLMDPLGENPWWTLLVAALPALLCTILIFMDQQITAVIINRKEHKLKKGCGYHLDLMVVAIMLGVCSIMGLPWFVAATVLSISHVNSLKVESGCSAPGEQPKFLGIREQRVTGFMIFVLMGCSVFMTSVLKFIPMPVLYGVFLYMGVSSLKGIQFFDRIKLFGMPSKHQPDLIYLRYVPLWKVHIFTLVQLTCLVLLWVIKASAAAVVFPMMVLALVFIRKLLDFFFTKREMSWLDDLIPESKKKKEDDKKKKAREKLASNAVFIQEEESRQEEEQAMGLKVSFESSNRLSIPVKELSGSSDSDPLILNISDEMDKTAMWKAVNSSAESCVQPVKRSESQEKVACVRVDVTPETPGGGSSTETFL, encoded by the exons GGTCTAGATGAGGAGGCACTAGTTGACCACGGGAAGAGCAGCTTCTCCACTCACACAAGCTATGAAAGGGAAGATTTGGAAA GTCACAGAGCAGTGTACGTAGGCGTCCACGTTCCTCTGGGAAGGGAGGGCAAACGGAGGCATCGTCACcgaggacacaaacaccaccgaaagaagcgagagagagactctGAGGAGGGGAAGGAAGATGGCAGGGAATCCCCCACTTATG ACACACCATCCCAGCGGGTCCAGTTCATCCTGGGTACAGAGGACGACGACCTCGAGCACGTCCCCCATGACCTCTTCACCGAGATGGACGAGCTCTCCTTCAGAGATGGCAGTGCCACTGAATGGAAGGAGACCGCCAG ATGGCTGAAGTTTGAGGAGGATGTGGAAGACGGTGGGGAGAGGTGGAGTAAGCCCTATGTGGCTACGTTATCACTACACAGCTTGTTTGAACTGCGCAGCTGCATACTCAATGGCACAGTCATGCTGGATATGAGGGCCAACAGTATAGAGGAAATTGCAG ACATGCTGATAGACAACATGGTGGCGTCAGGCCAGCTGAGGGAGGATTTGCGCGAATACGTGCGGGAAGCCATGCTGAAGAAACACCACCACCAGAACGAGCGAAAACTCAGCAATCGCATCCCTCTGGTGCGCTCCATCGCTGACATAGGCAAGAAACATTCTGACCCACTGTTGCTTGAAAGAAACG GACCACTGGTGTCTCGGAACTCTGTCCCGAACAACCTGGATGGGCATAAGCCGATGGAGAGGAGACCTTCGAAA GTGGACatgaatttcatgaaaaagattCCTCCGGGTGCCGAAGCCTCCAACGTACTGGTGGGAGAAGTGGACTTCCTGGAGAAGCCCATAATTGCCTTTGTACGGCTGTCCCCCGCGGTCCTGATCACAGGCCTCACAGAGGTGCCGGTGCCCACGAG gtttcttttcctgcttttgGGTCCTCACGGCAAAGGGCCTCAGTACCATGAGATTGGCAGATCCATGGCCACACTAATGACAGATGag ATTTTCCACGACGTGGCATACAAGGCCAAAGACCGAACGGATCTACTGTCGGGGATAGACGAGTTCCTTGATCAAGTGACTGTCCTGCCTCCTGGAGAATGGGACCCTACGATCCGGATTGAGCCCCCCAAGAATGTCCCCTCTCAG atgaagaggaagagaccgTCCCAACCCAACGGCTCTGCGTCTCCAGCTGGAGAGCTGGATAAGGAAGAGGACAACCACTCAGGGCCTGAGCTGCAGAGGACCGGGAG GATATTTGGAGGTCTGATCATGGACATCAAGCGGAAGTTACCGTTCTACTGGAGCGACATCAGAGACTCCTTCAGTCTGCAGTGTCTAGCCTCCGTCCTGTTCCTCTACTGCGCCTGCATGTCCCCCGTCATCACGTTTGGAGGTCTGCTCGGGGAGGCAACAAAAGGAAACATA AGTGCCATAGAGTCTCTGTTTGGGGCCTCGCTGACAGGCGTGGCGTACTCCCTCTTCTCAGGCCAGCCCCTCACTATTCTCGGCAGCACGGGCCCCGTTTTAGTGTTTGAGAAGATCCTCTTCAAGTTCTGCAC TGACTACGGCCTGTCCTACCTGTCTCTGCGGACCAGCATCGGTCTGTGGACGGCCTTCCTGTGTCTGGTCCTGGTGGCCACGGATGCTAGCTCCCTGGTGTGCTACATCACCCGATTCACAGAGGAGGCCTTCGCCGCACTCATCTGCATCATCTTCATCTACGAGGCTCTGGAGAAGCTCTTTCACCTGGGAGAACACTACCCTGTCAACATGCACAACGAATTGGACAACCTCACCCTGTATTC GTGTCAGTGCTCTCCGCCAGTCAACGCCACAGATCAGGTCGTGCAGCACTGGAACCGGACAGGATACAGCCCAGACTCCATCCCATGGGACAACCTCAATGTTTCG ATGTGTAAGGAACTCCATGGGGAGTTTGTGGGTGCTGCCTGCGGTCATCATGGGCCCTACATCCCAGATGTTCTCTTCTGGTCCATCATCCTCTTCTTCACCACCTTCTTCCTGTCCGCCTCTCTTAAGCAGTTCAAGACGGAGAGATACTTTCCCACCAGG GTGCGATCCACTATCAGTGACTTCGCTGTGTTTATAACCATCATGGTCATGGTGTTGGTGGACTACCTGATGGGGATCCCTTCTCCTAAACTGAATGTTCCTGACCGCTTTGAG CCGACTTCAAAAAACAGAGGCTGGCTGATGGACCCGTTAGGAGAAAATCCGTGGTGGACGCTGCTGGTGGCGGCGCTTCCTGCCCTGCTCTGCACCATCCTCATCTTTATGGACCAGCAGATCACTGCAGTCATCATCAACCGCAAGGAGCACAAGCTCAAG AAAGGCTGTGGCTATCACCTGGATTTGATGGTAGTGGCGATCATGCTGGGCGTGTGCTCCATTATGGGCCTGCCGTGGTTCGTGGCTGCGACCgtcctctccatctcccacGTTAACAGCCTGAAGGTGGAGTCCGGCTGCTCCGCTCCGGGAGAGCAGCCCAAGTTCCTGGGCATCCGGGAGCAGCGGGTCACCGGGTTCATGATCTTTGTCCTCATGGGTTGTTCTGTTTTCATGACATCGGTGCTCAAG TTTATTCCTATGCCAGTCCTGTACGGAGTCTTCCTCTACATGGGTGTCTCTTCCCTCAAAGGCATTCAA TTCTTTGACAGAATCAAGCTGTTCGGCATGCCTTCCAAACACCAACCCGATCTGATCTATCTGCGCTACGTCCCCCTGTGGAAGGTCCACATCTTCACCCTGGTGCAGCTCACCTGTTTGGTGCTGCTCTGGGTCATCAAGGCCTCTGCAGCGGCGGTTGTGTTTCCCATGATG GTTCTGGCGCTGGTCTTTATCCGAAAGCTTCTAGACTTTTTCTTCACAAAGAGAGAAATGAGCTGGCTGGATGACTTGATTCCGGAaagcaagaagaagaaagaggacgacaagaaaaagaaagcacGAGAAAAGCTG GCTTCCAATGCTGTTTTCATTCAGGAGGAAGAGTCCAGACAAGAGGAAGAACAGGCGATGGGGCTGAAGGTCAGCTTTGAAAGCTCCAACCGGCTCAGCATCCCAGTGAAAGAGCTCTCGGGGAG TTCTGATTCTGACCCCTTGATTCTAAATATCTCTGATGAAATGGACAAAACGGCAATGTGGAAAGCAGTGAACTCGAGTGCAGAGTCATGTGTCCAACCTGTGAAGCGTAGTGAAAG CCAGGAGAAGGTGGCCTGCGTTAGAGTCGACGTCACCCCAGAAACACCGGGAGGGGGCTCCTCTACCGAGACCTTCCTGTGA